The Rhodobium gokarnense genome includes a region encoding these proteins:
- a CDS encoding MFS transporter gives MTQAAISDPPNVSKPKFIDKAFVYKTFIVVFLGWTFVGFSNTFNLALSGMMEEMNYSSTSIGLVVSVYSLGGFISALWLPLLADRKGRRLGMCLSIAFATIFNSMIGFTTSILQLLPLRFISAHGQTCQWGIGSSHLSEVVPARDRGAFLGLMQMGTPVGYFLCSAMFTVMMTMGFSWRTFSQMGIIGIVICIPVIFWLRESDLWLRDHGKKVPNTGGAAEVPPTTRQKKITTWELFRPEYRKSTFVGMALHSIGAFWAWGNTTWFLVCAAQDFGMDAVARGKLNMLMWGVAIIGYPLAGKIGDMIGRRRGMLLFTIIILIGTLMMFVSSRSATPDVTLLYIATPIIGIGLGVHSILIAYSSEIFPSHVRATGNSLSIGVGRLSAVFSMMALGVIADLSTPTTAELVCAIGGFLMVPIVYIWGVETARKELTEIAD, from the coding sequence ATGACACAAGCAGCGATTTCCGACCCACCCAACGTCTCCAAACCGAAATTCATCGACAAGGCCTTTGTCTACAAGACCTTCATCGTCGTCTTCCTCGGCTGGACGTTCGTCGGGTTCAGCAACACCTTCAACCTGGCGCTTTCCGGCATGATGGAGGAGATGAACTACTCCTCCACCTCGATCGGACTTGTGGTCAGCGTCTACTCGCTCGGCGGCTTCATCAGCGCACTCTGGCTGCCGCTGCTCGCCGACAGGAAGGGGCGGCGCCTCGGCATGTGCCTCAGCATCGCCTTCGCCACCATCTTCAACAGCATGATCGGCTTCACCACGAGCATCCTCCAGCTCTTGCCGCTGCGGTTCATCTCCGCGCACGGCCAGACCTGCCAGTGGGGCATCGGCTCGTCGCACCTTTCCGAGGTCGTCCCGGCGCGGGATCGCGGCGCCTTCCTCGGCCTGATGCAGATGGGTACGCCGGTCGGCTACTTCCTCTGCTCGGCGATGTTCACCGTCATGATGACCATGGGCTTTTCGTGGAGAACGTTCAGCCAGATGGGCATCATCGGTATCGTCATCTGCATTCCGGTCATCTTCTGGCTGCGTGAGAGCGACCTCTGGCTGCGCGACCACGGCAAGAAGGTTCCGAACACGGGCGGCGCGGCCGAAGTTCCGCCGACCACGCGTCAGAAGAAGATCACGACCTGGGAGCTGTTCCGGCCCGAATACCGCAAGAGCACCTTCGTCGGCATGGCGCTGCATTCCATCGGCGCATTCTGGGCCTGGGGCAACACCACCTGGTTCCTGGTCTGCGCAGCACAGGACTTCGGCATGGACGCGGTCGCCCGCGGCAAGCTCAACATGCTGATGTGGGGCGTCGCCATCATCGGCTACCCGCTTGCCGGCAAGATCGGCGACATGATCGGACGGCGGCGCGGCATGCTGCTGTTCACCATCATCATCCTCATCGGCACCCTGATGATGTTCGTCTCCAGCCGGTCGGCCACCCCCGACGTGACGCTGCTCTACATCGCGACGCCCATCATCGGCATCGGCCTCGGCGTGCACTCGATCCTGATCGCCTACTCGTCGGAGATCTTCCCGTCCCACGTCCGGGCCACCGGCAACAGCCTGTCCATCGGTGTCGGGCGTCTGTCGGCCGTGTTCTCGATGATGGCGCTCGGCGTGATCGCCGACCTCAGCACCCCGACGACGGCCGAACTGGTCTGCGCCATCGGCGGATTCCTGATGGTTCCGATCGTGTATATCTGGGGCGTCGAGACCGCTCGCAAGGAACTGACCGAGATCGCCGACTAG
- a CDS encoding acetyl-CoA acetyltransferase — MKDKVAIVGMGCSKFGERWDMGLSDLIIEAAYEGYADAGIEPGQIDAVFYSNGTTGALAATPIADALKLKNIPILRNENYCCSGHIALIEACMAVASGAYKTVLAIGAEKLKDTGFAGLGAGRGISTVMEARRTAPGSFALIGTRYFEENGISYDEGKRLLANIAVKNHANGMLSPKAHFHKEITVEDVLKAPIIATPLGLFDCCGNSDGAACAIITSAENARSFRDDPIWVKGFGISMDAGLPHLRPDFGWTSFDALKVSSGKAYEMAGIKNPREEIDVAEVHDCFTVTEMLIYEDFGFSARGRARDDIDSGFFERTGGLPVNVDGGLKCFGHPVGASGIRMTYEIYKQLQGRTDNPERQLKGVARGLSHTFGGPPQLSAVLIAGNEKG, encoded by the coding sequence TTCGGCGAGCGCTGGGACATGGGGCTGTCCGACCTGATCATCGAAGCGGCGTATGAGGGCTATGCCGACGCCGGGATCGAGCCTGGCCAGATCGATGCCGTCTTCTATTCCAACGGCACCACCGGCGCCCTTGCCGCAACCCCGATCGCCGACGCCCTGAAGCTGAAGAACATCCCGATCCTGCGCAACGAGAACTACTGCTGCTCGGGCCATATCGCGCTGATCGAGGCGTGCATGGCGGTGGCCAGCGGCGCCTACAAGACCGTGCTCGCGATCGGTGCGGAAAAGCTGAAGGACACCGGCTTTGCCGGGCTCGGCGCCGGACGCGGCATCTCCACCGTGATGGAGGCCCGCCGCACGGCGCCCGGCTCCTTCGCCCTGATCGGCACCCGCTATTTCGAGGAGAACGGCATCTCCTACGATGAAGGCAAGCGGCTTCTCGCCAACATCGCGGTGAAGAACCACGCCAACGGCATGCTCTCCCCGAAGGCGCATTTCCACAAGGAGATCACCGTCGAGGACGTGCTGAAGGCGCCGATCATCGCCACCCCGCTCGGCCTGTTCGACTGTTGCGGCAACAGCGACGGCGCCGCCTGCGCGATCATCACCAGCGCCGAAAACGCCCGCTCGTTCCGCGACGATCCGATCTGGGTCAAGGGCTTCGGCATCTCCATGGATGCCGGCCTGCCGCACCTGCGGCCGGACTTCGGCTGGACCAGCTTCGACGCGCTGAAGGTCTCCTCCGGCAAGGCCTACGAGATGGCCGGGATCAAGAACCCGCGCGAGGAGATCGACGTCGCCGAAGTCCATGACTGCTTCACCGTCACGGAGATGCTGATCTACGAGGACTTCGGCTTCAGCGCGCGCGGCCGCGCCCGTGACGACATCGACAGCGGCTTCTTCGAACGCACGGGCGGGCTGCCCGTCAATGTCGACGGCGGACTGAAGTGCTTCGGCCACCCGGTCGGGGCCAGCGGCATCCGCATGACCTACGAAATCTACAAGCAGCTCCAGGGGCGCACGGACAATCCCGAGCGCCAGCTGAAGGGCGTCGCCAGGGGCCTTTCCCACACCTTCGGCGGCCCACCGCAGCTCAGCGCCGTTCTCATCGCCGGCAACGAAAAAGGCTGA
- a CDS encoding CaiB/BaiF CoA transferase family protein: MEYTNGSALSGLKVLDMGRVLAGPACTALLADLGADVIKLETPGVGDDSRINLPKQNGQSTYFVNFNRSKKGITLNLKKGKDVFLRLIKEVDVLVENFRPGVMKKLGLDYETLREINPGLIYAAVSGFGQTGPYSQRAGFDPVAQALSGMMSITGYPDRPPVRCGSSVADVMAGMNATIGILAALQHRHATGRGQFIDASLVEAAIVGMASVNQVYLTTGVVPQRQGNGYTACAPGGCYHAIGGEVALLAMGEVAWEKLCNIIGRPELLQRPEFANNDERVKNKPELDRLIDEATSTIPIDDLVERLLAAKMPVSPIYNIAQVAEDPHLAGDRKVFTEVDHPTIGKVRITNQPFKMSETNPHVRGPSPSLGEHNQAVYRALGYSDKEIEDFAANGTI, encoded by the coding sequence ATGGAATACACCAACGGATCGGCCTTGTCGGGGCTGAAGGTCCTCGACATGGGCAGGGTACTGGCGGGGCCGGCATGCACCGCCCTCCTCGCCGATCTCGGCGCCGACGTCATCAAGCTGGAAACCCCCGGCGTCGGCGACGACTCCCGCATCAACCTGCCCAAGCAGAACGGCCAGAGCACCTATTTCGTCAACTTCAACCGCAGCAAGAAGGGCATCACCCTCAACCTGAAGAAGGGCAAGGACGTCTTCCTGCGGCTGATCAAGGAAGTCGACGTCCTGGTCGAGAACTTCCGGCCGGGCGTCATGAAAAAGCTCGGCCTCGACTACGAGACGCTGCGGGAAATCAATCCCGGCCTGATCTATGCCGCGGTCTCCGGCTTCGGCCAGACCGGCCCCTACAGCCAGCGGGCCGGCTTCGACCCGGTCGCCCAGGCGCTCAGCGGCATGATGAGCATCACCGGCTATCCCGACCGGCCGCCGGTGCGCTGCGGCTCCTCCGTCGCCGACGTAATGGCCGGCATGAATGCCACCATCGGCATCCTGGCGGCGCTGCAACACCGCCACGCCACCGGCCGCGGCCAGTTTATCGACGCCTCGCTGGTCGAGGCCGCGATCGTCGGCATGGCCAGCGTCAACCAGGTCTACCTGACGACCGGCGTCGTCCCCCAGCGCCAGGGCAATGGCTACACCGCCTGCGCGCCCGGCGGCTGCTACCACGCCATCGGCGGCGAGGTCGCCCTCCTGGCGATGGGTGAGGTGGCCTGGGAAAAGCTCTGCAACATCATCGGCCGGCCCGAGCTTCTGCAACGCCCGGAATTCGCCAACAACGACGAGCGGGTCAAGAACAAGCCGGAACTCGACCGGCTGATCGACGAGGCAACCAGCACGATCCCGATCGACGATCTGGTCGAGCGCCTGCTGGCGGCCAAGATGCCCGTCTCGCCGATCTACAACATCGCGCAGGTGGCGGAAGATCCGCACCTGGCCGGAGACCGCAAGGTCTTCACCGAAGTCGACCACCCGACGATCGGCAAGGTCAGGATCACCAACCAGCCTTTCAAGATGTCCGAAACCAACCCGCACGTTCGCGGGCCCTCCCCGTCGCTCGGCGAGCACAACCAGGCGGTCTACCGCGCGCTCGGCTACAGCGACAAGGAAATAGAAGACTTTGCTGCCAACGGAACGATCTGA